From Gopherus evgoodei ecotype Sinaloan lineage chromosome 15, rGopEvg1_v1.p, whole genome shotgun sequence, one genomic window encodes:
- the FADS6 gene encoding fatty acid desaturase 6, translated as MEPWQEMLMENQDLYQERQKGEQPSEAGAARIEPLQKGSPLNHGVEQPEPQGEGRNAQEKGEKLGQGDTPSQETANPTQQLQTGISRVGSPEQEVTPKGQDPGPTLNHPVLEGDGNTSGGEEMPRVFQRGAKEEAEPPEEGICEEALMGELSELVQQVVKRSSWWERHGIDDSIIALNFLILPAGFLCLRSNNALLFLLGIFILGIVHHTVTVKGSHLASHNALTESKSWGKVWAIFFLEVCSAFTAEQAYYNHVKLHHGYTNVIRLGDSSTWKLPFLNRYVYMFIAPIAIPILTPLVALGLLKDVELKTALRTLCWMFLGLYSHYWLLVNVSGFQSVWSALICMLITRSLLAHPYIHVNIFQHIGLPMFSADKKPKRIHLMSLGVLNLPRNALLDWSFGHSIISCHVEHHLFPNLSDNMCLKIKPIVSQYLKKKKLPYNEDSYMSRLQLFLHCYEELMVKAPPITELVGIQ; from the exons ATGGAGCCATGGCAGGAGATGCTGATGGAGAATCAGGACCTGTACCAAGAGAGACAGAAGGGAGAGCAGCCAAGTGAGGCAGGAGCAGCCAGGATAGAGCCACTGCAAAAAGGTTCTCCCCTAAACCATGGAGTGGAACAGCCAGAACcccaaggagaaggaagaaatgcCCAGGAGAAAGGTGAGAAATTGGGGCAAGGGGACACACCAAGTCAAGAGACTGCAAATCCAACACAACAGCTGCAGACTGGCATCAGCAGAGTGGGTTCCCCAGAGCAGGAGGTCACTCCGAAAGGACAGGATCCAGGGCCCACCTTAAATCATCCAGTTCTGGAAGGAGATGGAAACACCTCCGGAGGAGAAGAGATGCCGAGGGTCTTTCAGAGAGGTGCCAAGGAGGAAGCGGAGCCGCCCGAGGAGGGGATATGTGAGGAAGCCCTGATGGGGGAGCTCTCTGAACTGGTGCAGCAGGTGGTGAAGAGAAGCAGCTGGTGGGAGAGACACGGCATAGATGACTCCATCATTGCCCTGAACTTTCTCATCCTTCCTGCAG GGTTCCTGTGTCTGCGTTCAAACAATGCCCTTCTCTTCCTGTTGGGCATCTTCATCTTGGGCATAGTGCACCACACTGTAACAGTGAAAGGAAGCCACTTGGCCAGCCACAATGCCTTGACGGAGTCCAAGTCTTGGGGGAAAGTTTGGGCCATATTCTTCCTCGAG gTTTGCTCGGCtttcacagcagagcaggcaTACTACAACCATGTGAAACTCCACCACGGTTACACTAATGTTATCAGACTAGGCGATTCCAGTACTTGGAAGCTACCTTTCTTGAACCGATATGTTTACATGTTCATTGCACCCATTGCTATACCTATTTTAACCCCTCTAGTGGCACTTG GTTTGCTGAAGGACGTTGAGTTGAAAACGGCTCTCCGGACTCTCTGCTGGATGTTTCTTGGGCTCTACTCCCATTACTGGCTCCTGGTCAATGTCTCAGGGTTCCAATCAGTGTGGTCTGCCCTCATCTGCATGCTGATCACACGATCTCTCCTGGCCCACCCCTACATCCATGTTAACATCTTCCAG CACATTGGCCTCCCGATGTTCTCTGCTGATAAGAAGCCCAAGCGGATTCACCTGATGAGCCTTGGAGTTCTGAATCTGCCCCGGAATGCCCTGCTGGACTGGTCCTTTGGGCACTCAATCATCAGCTGCCATGTGGAGCATCACCTCTTCCCAAACCTCTCTGACAACATGTGCCTGAAG ATCAAGCCCATAGTCTCCCAGTATCTGAAAAAGAAGAAGCTGCCATACAACGAGGACTCCTATATGTCCCGACTACAGCTGTTCCTACATTGTTACGAGGAACTGATGGTCAAGGCACCCCCAATAACTGAACTTGTGGGGATTCAGTGA